The following is a genomic window from Adhaeribacter radiodurans.
TTAAAGAGCTCTGCATAAATATAATCCATTTAGGTAGGTGCTGGTGTTAGTAGCTTTCTTTTAATGAAAGCAGCCGCCTCTCCTTCCCTGTTTTTAGGGAAGGTGCCCTTTGGGGTGGAAGGGTTTAAACACTAAAAAGAACAAAGAAGCGAGCAATGAAATAATTTACTAAAAAATTGTAACGACAGCCGTAGCTACGCCAGCATTATTCTTTATTTAAATATTATCATCCCAAATGCCTGAAAAAATAAAAGTATTACTGGTAGATGACGATGAAGATGATTACATCATCACGCGCGATATAATTAGTGATATACCCGCCAGTAATTACCAACTCGAATGGACGTCTTCTTTTGACGAAGCTTTAACAATAATCCATCAATGGAACCATGATGTGTACCTCATTGATTACCGCTTAGGTGCCCACGATGGATTGGAATTAATTGCCAAAGCCATTGAGAGTGGTAGTATGGCCCCTTTTATTTTGCTTACCGGGCAAAGCGACCGCGAAACGGATGAGAAAGCCATGCGCATTGGGGCTTCTGATTACCTGGTAAAAGGTACCTTTACGCCCTTTGACCTGGAGCGTTCCGTGCGATACAGTATTGAACACGCGAAAAGTCTCGCCGAAATTCAAAAGCTAAATTCTGAACTGGAACAGCGGGTAAAAGTGCGTACCCAGGAACTGGCCGAAGCCGTTATTAAGTTAGAAGAAACAAATAAAAGTTTATTTGAGGCGCAGCAGGAAATAAAGAAAGCCCTGCAAAAAGAAAAAGAATTAAACGAACTCAAATCCCGGTTTGTTACCATTGCTTCGCACGAGTTTCGGACACCTTTAAGCACCGTTCTATCTTCGGCTTCTCTCATTGGCAAATACAAACTCACCGAAGATGATGAGAAACGTCAGAAACACGTGAGCCGGATAAAATCGGCGGTCAGTAATTTAACAGGTATCCTCAACGATTTTTTGTCGTTGAGCCGCATCGAAGAAGGCAAAATATACAACGTGCCTACTACTTTCGCGCTGGAGCCATTTGCCGCCGGTATTGTAGAAGAAATGCAGGGTTATATTAAAGTAGGACAGCACATTCAATACCAGCACCAAGGCCAGCCCGACCAGGTAACGCTCGATAAACAATTGCTCAAAAATATTACTTTAAACCTGTTATCCAACGCCAGTAAGTATTCCGGCGAAGGCAAAACTATTTACTTCACTACCAACATTACCCCGGAGCGTATAACCATGCAAGTTCAGGACGAAGGAATAGGCATACCCGAAGCAGATCAGACTCATTTATTTACGCTTTTTTTTCGGGCTCAGAATGCCACCAACTACGAGGGTACCGGTTTGGGCCTGAATATCGTAAAACGGTACGTAGATATAATGAATGGTACGCTGCATTACCAAAGCGTTTTAAATAAAGGTACTACTTTTACCGTAGATTTCCCCAGAAATCCCAGCCTATGAAAAAGATATTGCTGATAGAAGATAATTCTGAAATACGCGAAAATATCGCTGAAATTTTATCACTGGCCGATTATGATATTGTACAGGCGGAGCACGGCAAAGCCGGGGTAGCGTTGGCTCAAACCGAAAAGCCCGATTTAATTATCTGCGATATTATGATGCCCCAACTGGATGGCTATGGCGTTTTACACCTTTTGAGCAAAAATCCGAGTACTTCGGGCATTCCCTTTATTTTCTTAACGGCTAAGTCTGAGAAAGAAGATTTTCGGAAAGGCATGAATTTAGGGGCCGATGATTATTTAATTAAACCCTTCGATGACCTGGAACTGCTGGACGCCGTAGAGATGCGTCTGAAAAAGAATGAAATCCTGAAAGCGGATTTTCAGAAAAATGCGGAAGGCCTGAACGATTTTATGCAGGAAGCCAAAGGCTTGCAGGAGTTAAACAGCCTTATTGCCAACGAACGCAAGCTTTCGGAGTATAAGAAAAAACAGCAGTTATTCACGGAAGGGCAATACCCGCAAGCCTTGTTTTTTTTGAGTAAAGGCAAAATAAAAACCTACAAAACTAACCAGGAGGGACGCGAGTACATTACCAACTTATATAAAGAAGGCGATTTTATCGGGTACCTGGATTTACTCGAAGATAAAACGTACCGCGAATCCGCGGTGGCTCTCGAAGACTCCGA
Proteins encoded in this region:
- a CDS encoding response regulator, with product MKKILLIEDNSEIRENIAEILSLADYDIVQAEHGKAGVALAQTEKPDLIICDIMMPQLDGYGVLHLLSKNPSTSGIPFIFLTAKSEKEDFRKGMNLGADDYLIKPFDDLELLDAVEMRLKKNEILKADFQKNAEGLNDFMQEAKGLQELNSLIANERKLSEYKKKQQLFTEGQYPQALFFLSKGKIKTYKTNQEGREYITNLYKEGDFIGYLDLLEDKTYRESAVALEDSEVCIIHKDEFFSLLYHNRDVANKFIKILSDNLADREERLLKLAYNSVRKRVAEALLLVEKQYQQDKGKNYQVTMSREDLANIVGASKETVIRTLSDFKDEKLIDINGGKITILNSDKLARMRN
- a CDS encoding hybrid sensor histidine kinase/response regulator, coding for MPEKIKVLLVDDDEDDYIITRDIISDIPASNYQLEWTSSFDEALTIIHQWNHDVYLIDYRLGAHDGLELIAKAIESGSMAPFILLTGQSDRETDEKAMRIGASDYLVKGTFTPFDLERSVRYSIEHAKSLAEIQKLNSELEQRVKVRTQELAEAVIKLEETNKSLFEAQQEIKKALQKEKELNELKSRFVTIASHEFRTPLSTVLSSASLIGKYKLTEDDEKRQKHVSRIKSAVSNLTGILNDFLSLSRIEEGKIYNVPTTFALEPFAAGIVEEMQGYIKVGQHIQYQHQGQPDQVTLDKQLLKNITLNLLSNASKYSGEGKTIYFTTNITPERITMQVQDEGIGIPEADQTHLFTLFFRAQNATNYEGTGLGLNIVKRYVDIMNGTLHYQSVLNKGTTFTVDFPRNPSL